In Hymenobacter volaticus, the genomic window CATGCACTTTTCATACGACTTATATGGGCCGTCAAAAACAGTTTTTTCGGTTGTCGGCTGCCGAGCATCAGGAGGTGCAGCACTACCTGCAGCAAGAGCAGTTGGTGCGTCGGCAAATCAACCGAGCGCAGATGCTGCTCGACTGGCATGTGGGCTACTCAGCCACTGAAACCGCTCAACGCTTAGCCATGACCGAAGGTCGGGTATATGCGTTGCGGCGGGCATACCAGCGCCAGGGACTTACTTCTTACCTCAACACGCATCCGCAGGGAGGAGCCCCCACCAAGCTTACGCCCACCGTGGAAGCCGCTTTACTCGCTCTGCTTTCCCGCCGCAATGCCGACTCGGCCCGCTACTGGACGCTGCGTCAGTTGGC contains:
- a CDS encoding helix-turn-helix domain-containing protein, coding for MGRQKQFFRLSAAEHQEVQHYLQQEQLVRRQINRAQMLLDWHVGYSATETAQRLAMTEGRVYALRRAYQRQGLTSYLNTHPQGGAPTKLTPTVEAALLALLSRRNADSARYWTLRQLANYLVEKGHAKSICPVTVSKALQRLQTLLVSSDSGNEVAQPSYPGEHN